In a genomic window of Piliocolobus tephrosceles isolate RC106 chromosome 1, ASM277652v3, whole genome shotgun sequence:
- the LOC111531267 gene encoding cytochrome P450 4A11 isoform X2: protein MSVSVLSPSRLLGGVSGILQVASLLILLLLLIKAAQLYLHRQWLLKALQQFPCPPSHWFFGHFQKFQQDQELQRIRKWVETFPSACPLWLWGGKVRVLLYDPDYMKVILGRSDPKSHGSYRFLAPWIGYGLLLLNGQTWFQHRRMLTPAFHYDILKPYVALMADSVRVMLDKWEKLLDQDSPLEVFQHVSLMTLDTIMKCAFSHQGSIQVDSLTSTGRWTHRTCQLAHQHTDQVIQLRKAQLQKEGELEKVKRKKHLDFLDILLVAKMENGSILSDKDLRAEVDTFMFEGHDTTASGISWILYALATHPKHQERCREEIRGLLGDGASITWNHLDQMPYTTMCIKEALRLYPPVPSIGRELSTPVTFPDGRSLPKGIMVMLSIYGLHHNPKVWPNPEVFDPSRFAPGSAQHSHAFLPFSGGSRNCIGKQFAMNELKVATALTLLRFELLPDPTRIPIPMARLVLKSKNGIHLRLRRLPNPCEDKDQL from the exons ATGAGTGTCTCTGTGCTGAGCCCCAGCAGACTCCTGGGTGGTGTCTCCGGGATCCTCCAAGTGGCCTCCCTGCTCATTCTGCTTCTGCTGCTGATCAAGGCCGCTCAGCTCTACCTGCACAGGCAGTGGCTGCTCAAAGCCCTCCAGCAGTTCCCGTGCCCTCCCTCCCACTGGTTCTTCGGGCACTTCCAGAAG TTCCAACAGGACCAGGAGTTACAACGGATTCGGAAATGGGTGGAGACATTCCCAAGTGCCTGTCCTCTTTGGCTATGGGGAGGCAAAGTTCGTGTCCTGCTCTATGACCCTGACTATATGAAGGTGATTCTGGGGAGATCAG ACCCGAAATCCCATGGTTCCTACAGATTCCTGGCTCCATGGATTG GGTACGGCTTGCTCCTGTTGAATGGGCAGACATGGTTCCAGCACCGACGGATGCTGACCCCAGCCTTCCACTATGACATCCTGAAGCCCTACGTGGCGCTCATGGCAGACTCTGTACGAGTGATGCTG GACAAATGGGAAAAGCTCCTTGACCAGGATTCCCCTCTGGAGGTCTTTCAGCACGTCTCGTTGATGACCCTGGACACCATCATGAAGTGTGCCTTCAGCCACCAGGGCAGCATCCAGGTGGACAG CCTGACCTCTACTGGCCGCTGGACACACCGCACCTGCCAGCTCGCCCATCAGCACACAG ACCAAGTGATCCAACTGAGGAAGGCTCAACTACAGAAGGAAGGGGAGCTGGAGAAGGTCAAGAGGAAGAAGCACTTGGATTTCCTGGACATCCTCCTCGTGGCCAAA ATGGAGAATGGGAGCATCTTGTCAGACAAGGACCTCCGTGCTGAGGTGGACACGTTCATGTTCGAGGGCCACGACACCACAGCCAGTGGGATCTCCTGGATCCTGTATGCTCTGGCCACACACCCCAAGCATCAGGAGAGGTGCCGGGAAGAGATCCGTGGCCTCCTGGGTGATGGAGCCTCCATCACCTG GAACCACCTGGACCAGATGCCCTACACCACCATGTGCATTAAGGAGGCACTGAGACTCTACCCACCGGTGCCAAGCATTGGCAGAGAGCTCAGCACTCCCGTCACCTTCCCTGATGGGCGCTCCTTGCCCAAAG GTATCATGGTCATGCTCTCCATTTATGGCCTTCACCACAACCCAAAAGTGTGGCCCAACCCAGAG GTGTTTGACCCTTCCCGTTTTGCACCGGGTTCTGCTCAACACAGCCACGCTTTCCTGCCCTTCTCAGGAGGATCAAG GAACTGCATCGGGAAACAATTTGCCATGAACGAGCTGAAGGTGGCCACGGCCCTGACCCTGCTCCGCTTTGAGCTGCTGCCTGACCCCACCAGGATCCCCATCCCCATGGCACGACTTGTGTTGAAGTCCAAAAATGGAATCCACCTGCGTCTCAGGAGGCTCCCTAACCCTTGTGAGGACAAGGACCAGCTTTGA
- the LOC111531267 gene encoding cytochrome P450 4A11 isoform X1 — MSVSVLSPSRLLGGVSGILQVASLLILLLLLIKAAQLYLHRQWLLKALQQFPCPPSHWFFGHFQKFQQDQELQRIRKWVETFPSACPLWLWGGKVRVLLYDPDYMKVILGRSDPKSHGSYRFLAPWIGYGLLLLNGQTWFQHRRMLTPAFHYDILKPYVALMADSVRVMLDKWEKLLDQDSPLEVFQHVSLMTLDTIMKCAFSHQGSIQVDRNSQSYIQAINDLNNLVFSRGRNVFHQNDTIYSLTSTGRWTHRTCQLAHQHTDQVIQLRKAQLQKEGELEKVKRKKHLDFLDILLVAKMENGSILSDKDLRAEVDTFMFEGHDTTASGISWILYALATHPKHQERCREEIRGLLGDGASITWNHLDQMPYTTMCIKEALRLYPPVPSIGRELSTPVTFPDGRSLPKGIMVMLSIYGLHHNPKVWPNPEVFDPSRFAPGSAQHSHAFLPFSGGSRNCIGKQFAMNELKVATALTLLRFELLPDPTRIPIPMARLVLKSKNGIHLRLRRLPNPCEDKDQL, encoded by the exons ATGAGTGTCTCTGTGCTGAGCCCCAGCAGACTCCTGGGTGGTGTCTCCGGGATCCTCCAAGTGGCCTCCCTGCTCATTCTGCTTCTGCTGCTGATCAAGGCCGCTCAGCTCTACCTGCACAGGCAGTGGCTGCTCAAAGCCCTCCAGCAGTTCCCGTGCCCTCCCTCCCACTGGTTCTTCGGGCACTTCCAGAAG TTCCAACAGGACCAGGAGTTACAACGGATTCGGAAATGGGTGGAGACATTCCCAAGTGCCTGTCCTCTTTGGCTATGGGGAGGCAAAGTTCGTGTCCTGCTCTATGACCCTGACTATATGAAGGTGATTCTGGGGAGATCAG ACCCGAAATCCCATGGTTCCTACAGATTCCTGGCTCCATGGATTG GGTACGGCTTGCTCCTGTTGAATGGGCAGACATGGTTCCAGCACCGACGGATGCTGACCCCAGCCTTCCACTATGACATCCTGAAGCCCTACGTGGCGCTCATGGCAGACTCTGTACGAGTGATGCTG GACAAATGGGAAAAGCTCCTTGACCAGGATTCCCCTCTGGAGGTCTTTCAGCACGTCTCGTTGATGACCCTGGACACCATCATGAAGTGTGCCTTCAGCCACCAGGGCAGCATCCAGGTGGACAG GAATTCTCAGTCCTACATCCAGGCCATTAATGACCTGAACAACTTGGTTTTTTCCCGTGGGAGGAATGTGTTTCACCAAAATGACACCATCTATAGCCTGACCTCTACTGGCCGCTGGACACACCGCACCTGCCAGCTCGCCCATCAGCACACAG ACCAAGTGATCCAACTGAGGAAGGCTCAACTACAGAAGGAAGGGGAGCTGGAGAAGGTCAAGAGGAAGAAGCACTTGGATTTCCTGGACATCCTCCTCGTGGCCAAA ATGGAGAATGGGAGCATCTTGTCAGACAAGGACCTCCGTGCTGAGGTGGACACGTTCATGTTCGAGGGCCACGACACCACAGCCAGTGGGATCTCCTGGATCCTGTATGCTCTGGCCACACACCCCAAGCATCAGGAGAGGTGCCGGGAAGAGATCCGTGGCCTCCTGGGTGATGGAGCCTCCATCACCTG GAACCACCTGGACCAGATGCCCTACACCACCATGTGCATTAAGGAGGCACTGAGACTCTACCCACCGGTGCCAAGCATTGGCAGAGAGCTCAGCACTCCCGTCACCTTCCCTGATGGGCGCTCCTTGCCCAAAG GTATCATGGTCATGCTCTCCATTTATGGCCTTCACCACAACCCAAAAGTGTGGCCCAACCCAGAG GTGTTTGACCCTTCCCGTTTTGCACCGGGTTCTGCTCAACACAGCCACGCTTTCCTGCCCTTCTCAGGAGGATCAAG GAACTGCATCGGGAAACAATTTGCCATGAACGAGCTGAAGGTGGCCACGGCCCTGACCCTGCTCCGCTTTGAGCTGCTGCCTGACCCCACCAGGATCCCCATCCCCATGGCACGACTTGTGTTGAAGTCCAAAAATGGAATCCACCTGCGTCTCAGGAGGCTCCCTAACCCTTGTGAGGACAAGGACCAGCTTTGA